The following coding sequences lie in one Xanthomonas hortorum pv. pelargonii genomic window:
- a CDS encoding DEAD/DEAH box helicase, with protein sequence MSLSNAFSLLSPGIQRYLWAEQWEALRDVQEMAIPLILPADQDVIVAASTASGKTEAAFLPALTYLEQQTPAGLIVYISPLKALINDQFGRLERLCEDLDIPVWPWHGDISSTSKQRFFKKPHGVVLITPESLEAMLCNRGTSVAGIFKHLAYFVIDELHAFIGSERGKQLQSLLHRIDTIVGRKVPRIGLSATLGDMQAAARFLRPAGTAAIVDAPSDASELLLIIKGFEEPVPQKGEADDKKEKQELAPLAVAEHLFKILRGSNNLVFPNSRREVERYTHLLNELCEKGGVSREFWPHHGSLSKEIRYDTEAALKQKDQPATAVCTNTLELGIDIGAVKSVAQIGTPPTVASLRQRMGRSGRRKGEAAILRGYVIEDAIDSQADLRTRLRLDTFQTLAVVMLLTEKWYEPPVVKGAHLSTFIQQLLSAIAQYGGLTAPQAFQLLCAPNAPFNQVSRDAFVELLRHLGQQDILIQDGSGLLLHGPVGDRIVNHYSFYAAFTVDEEFRIVAAGKPLGTLPISQMLTTGQRILFGGRTWMVEQIDEGQKTIYVSATKSGAPPLFSGGGGRVHTKVRQTMRAIYKGTLTPTFVDACAQRFIDEGRTSYQQHSLDDQLFLDRGSDILLLTWLGDAANDAIACLLNARNFKAQGSRLGVEITRGPNALENIETALKAIAAAPTPSIEVLLAGAKNLASQKWDSLLSPHLLQVSYASSNLDLDEAMDWLRKTFLSSN encoded by the coding sequence ATGAGCCTGTCGAATGCCTTTTCTCTTCTATCGCCGGGCATCCAGCGCTATCTGTGGGCGGAGCAATGGGAAGCCTTGCGGGATGTGCAGGAAATGGCCATCCCACTGATCCTGCCTGCCGATCAAGATGTGATCGTTGCCGCCAGCACCGCCTCGGGCAAGACGGAAGCAGCTTTCCTGCCGGCGTTGACTTATCTTGAACAGCAGACCCCAGCGGGTTTAATTGTTTACATCAGTCCTTTGAAAGCCCTGATCAATGATCAATTCGGTCGATTGGAGCGACTGTGCGAAGACCTCGACATTCCGGTGTGGCCGTGGCATGGCGACATCAGCAGCACAAGCAAACAACGCTTTTTCAAGAAACCACATGGCGTCGTTCTGATCACACCAGAGTCTCTGGAAGCAATGCTGTGCAACCGAGGCACCTCGGTTGCCGGCATCTTCAAGCACCTGGCTTACTTTGTGATCGACGAGCTGCATGCCTTCATCGGCAGCGAGCGCGGCAAACAACTTCAATCCTTGCTACACAGGATCGATACCATCGTTGGTCGTAAAGTGCCTCGCATTGGGCTATCGGCAACATTGGGTGACATGCAGGCTGCGGCGCGCTTTCTGCGTCCAGCGGGCACCGCCGCGATTGTAGACGCCCCTTCCGATGCGTCAGAACTTCTCCTTATCATCAAAGGCTTTGAAGAACCTGTTCCTCAAAAGGGCGAAGCTGATGACAAGAAGGAGAAGCAAGAACTAGCACCATTGGCTGTGGCCGAGCATTTGTTCAAAATCCTTCGCGGTAGCAACAACCTGGTCTTTCCCAACAGCCGCCGTGAGGTCGAGCGCTATACCCACCTGCTCAATGAGCTTTGCGAGAAAGGCGGCGTGTCGCGTGAGTTCTGGCCGCACCATGGCAGTCTTTCCAAAGAAATTCGCTACGACACTGAGGCTGCGCTCAAACAAAAGGATCAGCCAGCAACTGCCGTTTGCACCAACACATTGGAACTCGGCATCGATATCGGCGCGGTCAAGAGCGTTGCCCAGATTGGCACGCCCCCTACCGTTGCCAGTCTTCGTCAACGCATGGGCAGATCCGGAAGACGCAAAGGTGAAGCTGCGATCCTGCGCGGCTATGTGATTGAAGACGCCATCGACTCGCAAGCGGATCTTCGAACACGCCTGAGGCTCGACACCTTCCAGACTTTGGCCGTGGTCATGCTGCTCACCGAAAAATGGTATGAGCCGCCTGTGGTCAAAGGTGCGCATCTTTCCACCTTCATCCAGCAGCTCCTTTCCGCCATTGCGCAGTATGGCGGCCTGACTGCACCTCAGGCATTCCAGTTGCTGTGCGCCCCCAATGCCCCTTTCAATCAAGTGTCTCGTGATGCGTTTGTCGAGCTGCTGCGCCATTTGGGGCAGCAAGACATCTTGATCCAAGATGGATCCGGGCTCTTGTTGCACGGACCTGTCGGCGACCGGATCGTCAACCACTACTCGTTCTATGCAGCGTTCACGGTCGACGAGGAATTCCGGATTGTCGCTGCTGGCAAACCGCTTGGCACCCTGCCCATTTCCCAGATGCTCACGACCGGCCAGCGTATCTTGTTTGGCGGGCGCACCTGGATGGTCGAGCAAATCGACGAAGGCCAGAAGACGATCTACGTGTCTGCCACCAAGAGTGGCGCGCCACCGTTGTTCAGCGGCGGCGGCGGACGCGTGCATACCAAAGTGCGTCAAACCATGCGAGCGATCTATAAGGGAACACTGACGCCGACGTTTGTGGATGCGTGTGCGCAGCGCTTCATCGACGAAGGACGGACCAGCTACCAGCAACACAGCTTGGATGATCAACTCTTTCTGGATAGGGGAAGCGACATCCTGCTTCTCACTTGGCTGGGCGACGCGGCCAACGATGCAATCGCTTGCTTGCTCAATGCCAGGAACTTCAAGGCTCAGGGTAGCCGACTGGGGGTCGAGATCACGCGGGGTCCGAATGCCCTTGAGAACATCGAGACAGCGCTCAAGGCGATTGCCGCTGCACCAACCCCATCCATTGAAGTGCTATTGGCAGGCGCGAAAAATCTGGCCAGCCAAAAATGGGACAGTCTGCTTTCGCCTCACTTGCTTCAAGTGTCCTATGCCAGCTCGAACCTCGATCTCGATGAAGCAATGGATTGGCTACGGAAAACCTTCTTGTCCAGCAATTGA
- a CDS encoding DUF4365 domain-containing protein, translating into MSLSANQITGRAAELEVEQLFNSWGWVVGTDHIDDGYDLLVMPDRALYKGARFSVQVKGEAKVGKKRSVTAPVAKNRLRHYAEDPQTVVIVRRTGNGELYWVHAQAWAKANPGRLSGSGNAGVRMDLNQKLNERESFEHFLQASLTPVAQRPHALAELAEDRRVYLNSLDPSLEVDVGLVDGRECFTVRATVDNSKARIQFEAAAGEANLKALSDAIRLGKPAEIQVEDVRSMGSLLLSTLGLDSRSGGTISIEPTRRRTGFIRLHAGERHTVSSPTVTLPAELFIGQEGASVVACHPDRLMEMSADFHQQGAMRGKVDWHIDWSDVRLSSVPMRDLTALRDWESWATSVEIKQCARIEFSFEGAHHVLPITLATAPELQSLINTARTFGRLHLVADAVQSSFQLPPGYDITPSEMADINLAYALLKGETLPVVMGTLEFEAKAPVEAKDYEILVQTTLRIEISELLLAELPVKIELPDFKVATLDGSPMHKLTKEGKHLGILSHDDHTTAPRSTDLENKIRKMPF; encoded by the coding sequence TTGAGCCTTTCAGCCAATCAAATTACAGGACGAGCCGCTGAACTCGAGGTTGAGCAGCTCTTCAACAGCTGGGGATGGGTGGTTGGCACGGACCACATTGATGATGGCTACGACCTTCTCGTTATGCCTGATCGCGCTCTTTACAAGGGCGCTCGATTTTCGGTCCAAGTCAAGGGCGAGGCGAAAGTTGGTAAGAAGCGTAGCGTTACAGCACCGGTTGCTAAGAACCGTCTTCGTCACTATGCGGAAGATCCACAGACCGTTGTTATCGTCAGGCGCACCGGTAATGGGGAGCTCTATTGGGTTCACGCGCAGGCGTGGGCCAAAGCCAATCCAGGTCGACTGAGCGGCTCGGGCAATGCGGGTGTGCGGATGGACCTCAATCAAAAACTCAACGAACGCGAGAGCTTCGAACACTTCCTCCAAGCAAGTCTAACGCCAGTTGCACAGCGGCCTCATGCATTAGCTGAACTTGCGGAAGATCGTCGCGTCTACCTTAACTCTCTTGATCCTAGCCTTGAGGTTGACGTTGGGCTCGTCGATGGGCGTGAGTGCTTCACTGTGCGGGCTACTGTAGACAATTCCAAAGCCCGCATTCAATTTGAAGCTGCTGCTGGCGAGGCTAACTTAAAAGCTTTGTCTGACGCCATTAGGCTAGGTAAGCCTGCTGAGATCCAGGTAGAAGATGTACGCTCGATGGGGTCTCTCCTTCTCTCCACTCTCGGCTTAGATTCCCGGTCCGGTGGAACGATATCCATCGAACCAACTCGACGCCGCACAGGATTCATTCGCCTGCATGCGGGTGAACGTCACACTGTATCTTCGCCAACCGTTACGCTTCCCGCTGAACTCTTCATTGGGCAGGAAGGCGCGTCGGTGGTGGCATGTCATCCAGATCGCCTCATGGAGATGTCTGCCGACTTCCATCAACAAGGTGCCATGAGGGGAAAAGTAGATTGGCACATCGATTGGAGTGATGTGAGATTGTCATCGGTTCCCATGCGGGATCTCACCGCGCTTCGCGATTGGGAGTCATGGGCGACGTCAGTGGAGATCAAGCAGTGTGCAAGGATTGAATTTAGTTTCGAAGGTGCGCACCACGTTCTTCCCATTACGCTTGCCACGGCGCCGGAGCTCCAATCACTGATAAATACCGCCCGAACGTTTGGGAGGCTCCACCTTGTGGCCGACGCCGTCCAATCTTCTTTCCAATTGCCGCCTGGCTATGACATCACACCGAGCGAAATGGCAGATATCAACCTTGCTTATGCACTCTTGAAGGGCGAGACGCTACCAGTTGTTATGGGAACACTTGAGTTTGAAGCCAAGGCACCGGTTGAAGCCAAAGATTACGAAATCTTAGTTCAAACGACGCTTCGAATTGAGATTAGCGAACTGCTTCTTGCCGAGCTTCCCGTCAAGATCGAACTTCCCGATTTCAAGGTAGCGACGCTGGATGGATCGCCGATGCACAAGCTCACAAAGGAAGGAAAGCACCTCGGTATTCTTTCGCACGACGACCACACCACCGCTCCACGCTCCACAGACTTAGAGAACAAAATTCGGAAGATGCCATTCTGA